A segment of the Butyrivibrio fibrisolvens genome:
CTTTGCAAATTCATCAAGTTGTTCCTTCTCGGTAGATGGGATTAAGGCATCAAACTCTTCCATGGTTTTCTTGACAACCAGCACATTTAGTCTGCCATCATCTGTTATAAAACCTCTCTCACGAAGACGCTTGAACTTTTCTTCATTTGCCTTGTTGTCCTCGATGTCACCGCAGATTACTTCATATATGGCATCGTAATCCGTATTGAGGTTGTTTTGCCACATTCCTTTACGAGTAGAAAATCTGTTGTCGTTTGACCAGGCTTTGACCGTTGGATATTTCCAGGAATTCCGCGTCATTGAACCGCAGGCCGTGTAATCTCTGGTACTTTCTTCTAGGATTGGTTTAAAGTCAGGATCAATAATCTCCGACTTAAGATTTACAGTAACATAGTATTCACCGCCATCAAGCGTTTTAATAAGATATGGAGACACATTTTTTACAATAGGCAAGTCGAATTTATTAGCGATGGCATAAAATATGGCTGTAGCTTCAAAAAGCTCTGGGTTGCCACTTGGAATATAAATATCTGTAATCTTTTTAATTGCTTCCTTTACCTTTGGAACATAGTTTTTTAGTATGCTATCTGCAACTTTTATCTTGCTCTTTAGTATCTCTTCTTCCTGCTCCAGACTGCGTTCCCTTGGAGTGAATTTCACATATGTGGTATATCTTTTCCCGCTCGTTTCTACCAGGAAGCCATTCTTTGCAAGGAATGCAATTCTATCTTCCAAATATACAGGTGTCATGCCCATCTCTTCTGCAATTCCTTCCTTGGTTTTGGGGCTGTCATAAACGCTGTATACAATATTAAGGTTTATCTTGTCGTCCAAATAAACCTCTGGGCCACCCTTAATACCCGGTTGTCCATTATGATCAAAACAAATAGCCTCGATTGGTGAGATTCCCAAACTTCCTACTTTTCGTTCCATAGAAAAATTCTCCTTCAAATCGTTTCTAGCCTTATTCAAGTGCCATTTTATTGTTCCTTCCGAAAGATCCTCTTCAGTTGCTATTTTCTGAATAGATTTTCCTTCGTAATAAAATGAATAAATGATCTGTCGTCTTTTTTCAGAAAGAAAGCCAATCTCCTGGCGGAGTTTCTTGAGATCTTTATCTTTTTCTCCGAGATTGTAGTTGTCGTAATAAGGAATCTCCATTCCGTCCAAAGAAATGCCTTGGTGCTTTTTGGTGCTATTTACATATTTCGCATATGTATGCTCGCAAATGCGCCAGACATAGCCTTCCACGTTGAATACTTCATTAGCCTCAAGTAATGATAAATACACTTCTTTTACCATCTCTGCCGCAAGTTCTTCCGATTCCTCAAGGGAAAATGCTTTCTTTACTGCAAATCCGTAGATTTTTGGAGAGTATTCTATTATAAGTTTGTC
Coding sequences within it:
- a CDS encoding sigma-70 family RNA polymerase sigma factor; translated protein: MIKENADKLIIEYSPKIYGFAVKKAFSLEESEELAAEMVKEVYLSLLEANEVFNVEGYVWRICEHTYAKYVNSTKKHQGISLDGMEIPYYDNYNLGEKDKDLKKLRQEIGFLSEKRRQIIYSFYYEGKSIQKIATEEDLSEGTIKWHLNKARNDLKENFSMERKVGSLGISPIEAICFDHNGQPGIKGGPEVYLDDKINLNIVYSVYDSPKTKEGIAEEMGMTPVYLEDRIAFLAKNGFLVETSGKRYTTYVKFTPRERSLEQEEEILKSKIKVADSILKNYVPKVKEAIKKITDIYIPSGNPELFEATAIFYAIANKFDLPIVKNVSPYLIKTLDGGEYYVTVNLKSEIIDPDFKPILEESTRDYTACGSMTRNSWKYPTVKAWSNDNRFSTRKGMWQNNLNTDYDAIYEVICGDIEDNKANEEKFKRLRERGFITDDGRLNVLVVKKTMEEFDALIPSTEKEQLDEFAKIAIEQAVMLAKNYPPQMQDFIVFEFVKWYVDNTIAMIVLDKLYDSGEYKPLTQSEKATVNLLVFSDRLPQ